One window of the Syntrophorhabdaceae bacterium genome contains the following:
- a CDS encoding branched-chain amino acid ABC transporter permease — MSLRGGTFHENYAQDMAVIHGRSQWTLLAAFIVLLLLCPLFCSDRILTVMTMICIAIISVHGLNILTGYCGQISMGHVGFMAVGAYVSGILTAKYGWPFFGALPCAALAAGVAGLIFGLPSLKIRGFYLIMATIAAHFIIMWLVLQARTFTGGSDGLPVPKPSIGSFVFNTKASYYYLVMIIACIATYFAVNITRTRAGRAFVAIRDNDLAAEVMGISLWSYKLQAFFIGCVYAGVAGALLVHYYGLASIDQFPFMDSVWYIGMLIVGGMGSIAGAILGAVSLKLLDELITVVGPILSAAVAAQAAAALALIARGMVIILFLILESRGLAHRWGMIKTYCRLWPFSHEE; from the coding sequence ATGAGCTTACGTGGCGGAACCTTTCACGAAAACTACGCGCAGGACATGGCTGTTATCCACGGCAGGTCCCAATGGACGCTTCTTGCCGCTTTCATCGTCCTGCTTCTTCTCTGCCCCCTGTTTTGCAGCGACAGGATACTCACCGTCATGACCATGATCTGTATCGCCATCATCAGTGTTCATGGCCTCAACATCTTAACGGGGTATTGCGGCCAGATCTCCATGGGGCACGTGGGTTTCATGGCGGTAGGTGCGTACGTTTCCGGCATACTCACCGCAAAATATGGCTGGCCATTCTTTGGCGCTCTGCCTTGTGCTGCTCTGGCGGCCGGCGTGGCGGGGTTGATCTTCGGCCTGCCTTCATTGAAAATCAGGGGTTTTTATCTGATTATGGCGACGATAGCCGCACACTTCATTATTATGTGGCTTGTACTTCAGGCGAGAACTTTCACCGGCGGGTCTGACGGCCTGCCCGTGCCAAAACCCTCCATCGGTAGTTTTGTATTTAACACCAAGGCGAGTTATTACTATCTCGTAATGATCATTGCGTGCATTGCCACGTATTTTGCAGTCAACATAACGAGAACGAGGGCAGGCAGGGCGTTTGTGGCGATCAGGGACAACGATCTTGCCGCCGAGGTCATGGGGATCAGCCTTTGGAGCTACAAACTGCAGGCGTTCTTTATCGGCTGTGTTTACGCCGGTGTGGCCGGGGCACTTCTCGTTCACTACTACGGTTTAGCGAGTATTGACCAATTCCCGTTCATGGATTCTGTCTGGTACATAGGCATGCTGATTGTCGGCGGCATGGGCAGCATCGCCGGGGCCATCTTGGGCGCCGTATCGCTCAAACTTCTCGATGAGTTGATCACGGTGGTCGGCCCTATCCTCTCCGCTGCCGTGGCTGCTCAGGCAGCCGCTGCACTGGCTCTTATCGCCCGGGGCATGGTCATTATCCTCTTTCTGATTCTTGAATCCCGTGGGCTTGCTCACAGATGGGGGATGATCAAGACATATTGCAGACTGTGGCCTTTCTCGCATGAAGAATAG
- a CDS encoding ABC transporter substrate-binding protein: MGRIGSKIVFFVIVLLVGFLAFSPSGQAAGRTVYVGGTMSLTGPYAEDSAAILQAYEDYVKYVNETKNLAPWRKEKWPSDVTVELLWRDDMLQPAKALSIYEELKAKGMLVYRASGSPTALALKDRLMQDGFGAPSMSTGAFLMQPPGTILTYYPIYTDDMAAVADWFKENWKERRKPRVAYLTADNAMGKSIEIPQMKAYLEKIGYEFVGIQYVPLVPTSPPTTQLMWLKENKVDLALGIMVNPGSQPTVKEMVRLGMGPYQPYKIVFACGTPSHLPVFAEAMGKLGDGFVVAGGFPPWDDQSPGVKFEVELQKKYHPNKFVSHSQYMGGFIEVMTQIEALRLAMLKKPLEQLKPIDVLNDGFYQIKNFDTGGIAATPLNYSKGKIEGIDKVRVDQLQNGKVVKLGVWPVRGIY; the protein is encoded by the coding sequence ATGGGTAGAATCGGATCGAAGATCGTGTTTTTTGTGATCGTGCTGCTGGTCGGATTCTTGGCGTTTTCCCCAAGCGGTCAGGCCGCCGGGAGAACGGTGTATGTGGGGGGCACCATGTCGCTTACCGGTCCCTATGCGGAGGATTCGGCTGCGATCTTGCAAGCCTATGAGGACTATGTGAAATACGTCAACGAGACAAAGAACCTGGCCCCGTGGCGAAAGGAGAAATGGCCCAGCGACGTGACCGTAGAACTCCTGTGGCGGGACGATATGCTCCAGCCCGCAAAGGCCCTCTCCATTTACGAGGAGCTTAAGGCCAAGGGAATGCTCGTTTACCGGGCGTCAGGCTCGCCCACGGCACTTGCCCTCAAAGACAGGCTCATGCAGGACGGCTTCGGCGCACCCAGCATGTCTACGGGCGCGTTTCTCATGCAGCCGCCAGGAACCATTCTCACCTATTACCCGATTTATACCGATGATATGGCTGCTGTAGCCGATTGGTTCAAAGAGAACTGGAAGGAAAGGAGAAAACCGAGAGTCGCCTATCTCACCGCGGACAACGCCATGGGCAAGTCCATCGAGATACCGCAGATGAAGGCATATCTAGAGAAGATCGGTTATGAATTTGTCGGCATCCAGTACGTGCCGCTCGTTCCCACCTCTCCTCCTACGACCCAGCTCATGTGGCTCAAGGAAAACAAGGTTGACCTTGCCCTGGGCATTATGGTCAACCCGGGTTCACAGCCCACGGTGAAGGAAATGGTGAGATTGGGTATGGGACCGTATCAGCCGTACAAAATAGTCTTTGCCTGCGGTACGCCGAGCCATCTGCCTGTGTTTGCAGAAGCCATGGGTAAGCTGGGCGACGGATTTGTCGTGGCCGGCGGTTTCCCTCCCTGGGATGATCAGAGCCCTGGAGTAAAGTTTGAGGTCGAGTTGCAGAAAAAGTACCACCCGAACAAATTCGTGAGCCACAGCCAGTATATGGGAGGTTTTATCGAGGTTATGACGCAGATTGAAGCGTTACGGCTTGCCATGCTCAAGAAGCCCCTCGAACAGTTAAAGCCCATCGACGTGCTGAACGACGGTTTCTATCAGATCAAGAATTTCGACACCGGCGGTATTGCCGCTACCCCGCTCAACTACAGCAAAGGCAAGATCGAGGGCATTGACAAGGTCCGGGTCGACCAGCTCCAGAACGGCAAGGTCGTAAAACTCGGCGTCTGGCCGGTGCGAGGCATTTACTAA